The following proteins are encoded in a genomic region of Streptomyces sp. SLBN-31:
- a CDS encoding HAD family phosphatase: protein MSRPPLLVFSDVDETLIAGKSMFDFLAYYLRATRGTPGARHAADVRQELSRRTSAGAPREAMNRLYYRTWAGEPAARVEELARAWYAERSGAPGFYLAATRRALELHRAAGDTVILVSGSFPAVLAPIAAEVGATRLLCSVPEVHDGVLTGRLVGDPCIGEAKRAAVRAMLQSRPALDPAQCFAYGDHVSDLPMLAEVGNPVIVGGSARLRARLPRARVLHPQAVEDVLALLRPTREQSGEEFHRAGV from the coding sequence GTGAGCCGGCCGCCCCTCCTGGTTTTCAGCGACGTGGACGAGACACTCATCGCAGGGAAGTCGATGTTCGACTTCCTCGCGTACTACCTCCGCGCCACCCGCGGAACACCAGGCGCCCGCCACGCGGCAGACGTCCGACAGGAGCTGTCCCGCCGCACGTCCGCCGGTGCGCCCCGGGAAGCCATGAACCGCCTGTACTACCGCACCTGGGCGGGCGAGCCCGCCGCCCGGGTCGAGGAGCTGGCCCGGGCCTGGTACGCCGAGCGGTCGGGGGCTCCCGGCTTCTACCTGGCCGCCACGCGCCGGGCGCTGGAACTGCACCGCGCCGCGGGGGACACGGTGATCCTGGTGTCCGGATCTTTCCCCGCGGTCCTCGCGCCCATCGCCGCCGAGGTGGGTGCGACGCGCCTGCTGTGTTCGGTCCCCGAGGTCCACGACGGCGTCCTGACCGGCCGGCTCGTGGGTGATCCCTGTATCGGAGAGGCAAAGCGCGCGGCGGTCCGCGCCATGCTGCAAAGCCGGCCGGCCCTGGACCCGGCGCAGTGCTTCGCGTACGGGGACCACGTCTCGGACCTGCCGATGCTGGCGGAGGTGGGCAACCCGGTCATCGTCGGCGGCTCGGCGCGGCTGCGGGCGCGGCTGCCGCGGGCGCGGGTGCTGCACCCGCAGGCCGTGGAGGACGTCCTCGCCCTCCTGCGCCCCACGCGGGAGCAGAGCGGCGAGGAGTTCCACCGGGCCGGTGTCTGA
- a CDS encoding ParB N-terminal domain-containing protein — protein sequence MADSEAVLQQRDARVHPPDPVDAEAPYAGPDAGTETEWIPIADLDLSCSPRSAGESGEHIRVLAESQAELPPIVVQRGTNRVIDGVHRVRAARLRGQQTIRARWFDGDDASAFVLAVRLNVRHGLPLSLADRKAAGTRILCEQEGWSNRAIASAVGLSPKTIAALREAIGRPGGQTRLGRDGRVRPVSTAAGRERARQMLLREPASSLRAVSAVAGVSPGTVRDVRDQLHRETRAVIPDQRRRETRAAVPPDQRRLPPARHTETGRAQAASSGQGKLDRSTALLRSLRTDPSLRFNQSGRLLLSILAVAAIDPQAQEGLVLDLPDHCLDFVAELAQASVQAWQDLAARVSQRRAQPPGQK from the coding sequence GTGGCAGACAGCGAAGCAGTGCTCCAGCAACGGGACGCGCGCGTTCACCCGCCGGATCCCGTGGACGCCGAGGCGCCCTACGCCGGACCGGACGCCGGCACAGAAACGGAATGGATACCGATCGCGGACCTGGATCTGTCCTGTTCGCCGCGCTCCGCGGGGGAGAGCGGCGAGCACATACGGGTCCTGGCGGAATCGCAGGCCGAGCTGCCGCCCATCGTCGTGCAGCGCGGCACCAACCGGGTCATCGACGGCGTGCACCGGGTCCGCGCAGCCCGGTTACGGGGGCAACAGACCATCCGGGCGCGCTGGTTCGACGGCGACGACGCGAGCGCCTTCGTCCTGGCGGTCCGGCTGAACGTACGGCACGGACTGCCGCTGTCGCTGGCCGACCGGAAGGCGGCGGGCACCCGCATCCTGTGCGAGCAGGAAGGCTGGTCCAACCGCGCCATAGCGTCGGCCGTCGGGCTCTCGCCCAAGACGATCGCCGCCCTGCGCGAGGCGATCGGCCGGCCCGGCGGGCAGACCAGGCTCGGCAGGGACGGCCGCGTGCGGCCCGTCAGCACCGCCGCCGGGCGCGAGCGCGCCAGGCAGATGCTCCTGCGCGAACCCGCCTCCTCCCTGCGGGCGGTGAGCGCGGTCGCCGGCGTGTCCCCGGGCACCGTCCGCGACGTACGCGACCAGCTCCACCGCGAGACCAGGGCCGTGATCCCCGATCAGCGCCGCCGCGAGACCAGGGCGGCCGTGCCCCCCGATCAGCGCCGTCTGCCGCCCGCGCGCCACACGGAGACCGGGCGCGCACAGGCCGCGTCCTCGGGGCAGGGCAAGCTCGACCGGTCCACCGCGCTGCTGCGCTCCCTGCGCACCGATCCCTCCCTGCGCTTCAACCAGTCCGGCCGGCTGCTGCTGAGCATCCTCGCGGTGGCCGCCATCGACCCGCAGGCGCAGGAGGGACTCGTCCTGGACCTGCCCGACCACTGTCTCGACTTCGTCGCCGAACTCGCGCAGGCCAGCGTGCAGGCGTGGCAGGACCTTGCCGCGCGCGTGTCGCAGCGCCGGGCGCAGCCGCCCGGGCAGAAGTAG
- a CDS encoding 2-amino-3,7-dideoxy-D-threo-hept-6-ulosonate synthase → MTDAYGWTGKDRRVQRIVHSASGTTFLVPLDHSLADGPVASAAGFTKLVEEMAANEVDGIIVHKGRVRFLPAEALGRMALIVHLNGSTQHAPDKDAKILVGAVEEAVALGADGVSVHINLGSDTEAAQLTDLGAVAGQCARYGLPLLAMVYPRGPRITDPRDPVLLAHAANVAADLGADIVKLPYTGSPLTMREVVAASPIPVVTAGGGVLEDTGTFLDLIDSTMESGVLGVAVGRNVFQAADPGGLARSVARRVHAGPRSLEDLAVLRQELSEATV, encoded by the coding sequence ATGACCGATGCATACGGCTGGACCGGAAAGGATCGCCGGGTTCAGCGAATTGTCCACTCGGCTTCCGGGACGACGTTCCTGGTTCCGCTCGACCACTCGCTGGCCGACGGCCCGGTGGCATCCGCCGCCGGATTCACGAAACTCGTCGAGGAAATGGCCGCCAACGAGGTCGACGGGATCATCGTCCACAAGGGGCGCGTGAGGTTCCTGCCGGCCGAGGCGCTCGGCCGGATGGCGCTGATCGTCCACCTCAACGGCAGCACCCAGCACGCGCCGGACAAGGACGCCAAGATCCTGGTGGGCGCCGTGGAAGAGGCGGTCGCCCTGGGCGCCGACGGCGTCAGCGTGCACATCAACCTCGGGTCGGACACCGAGGCCGCCCAGCTCACCGACCTCGGCGCGGTCGCCGGCCAGTGCGCACGCTACGGGCTGCCGCTGCTGGCGATGGTCTATCCGCGCGGCCCCCGCATCACCGACCCCAGGGACCCGGTCCTGCTGGCCCACGCCGCGAACGTCGCCGCCGACCTCGGCGCCGACATCGTCAAGCTGCCCTACACCGGCTCGCCCCTGACGATGCGCGAGGTCGTCGCGGCCAGTCCGATCCCGGTCGTCACCGCCGGCGGCGGCGTCCTGGAGGACACCGGCACGTTCCTCGACCTCATCGACAGCACGATGGAGTCCGGCGTGCTCGGCGTCGCCGTCGGACGCAACGTCTTCCAGGCGGCGGACCCGGGCGGACTGGCCCGCTCGGTGGCCCGCCGCGTCCACGCCGGACCCCGCTCGCTCGAGGACCTGGCCGTCCTGCGCCAGGAACTGTCCGAGGCGACCGTCTGA
- a CDS encoding 3-dehydroquinate synthase II family protein encodes MKSAWIDLRGTASELATAIVEESTHIGIETVVLDDPELAGKVPPNVQKAAVVTGETPTTLIDQLVEVVDILIADHSIAEKFEGLRPGLRSGVLVKVLDEQTLDLACRIANEADLTLVEFRQDPSKIPLEILLAAADKAKGSIVTVVEDVEDAATTLGVLERGSDAVLLAPKRVGEATELMQVTRGEAASLEMEELEIVQLTHLGLGDRVCVDTCSHLRPNEGILVGSYSTGLVLVSSETHPLPYMPTRPFRVNAAALSSYTLTPGNRTQYLSELHCGSEILAVSTDGSVRTVVVGRIKMESRPMLRIEARTRSGQLVDMVGQDDWHVRALGPGGSVHNFTELRPGDVILGHTMTDQRHVGYAIREFLHEQ; translated from the coding sequence ATGAAATCCGCTTGGATCGACCTCCGCGGCACCGCTTCCGAACTGGCCACCGCCATCGTCGAGGAAAGCACCCACATCGGCATCGAGACCGTGGTGCTGGACGACCCCGAACTGGCCGGCAAGGTCCCGCCGAACGTGCAGAAGGCCGCCGTGGTCACCGGGGAGACCCCCACCACCCTGATCGACCAGCTCGTCGAGGTGGTCGACATCCTCATCGCCGACCACAGCATCGCCGAGAAGTTCGAGGGACTGCGTCCCGGCCTGCGCTCCGGTGTCCTGGTCAAGGTGCTGGACGAGCAGACCCTCGACCTCGCCTGCCGGATCGCCAACGAGGCCGACCTGACCCTGGTGGAGTTCCGCCAGGACCCCAGCAAGATCCCGCTGGAGATCCTGCTCGCCGCGGCCGACAAGGCCAAGGGTTCCATCGTCACCGTCGTCGAGGACGTCGAGGACGCGGCCACCACCCTCGGTGTGCTGGAGCGCGGCTCGGACGCGGTGCTCCTGGCCCCCAAGCGGGTCGGCGAGGCCACCGAGCTGATGCAGGTCACCCGGGGCGAGGCCGCCTCCCTGGAGATGGAGGAGCTGGAGATCGTCCAGCTCACCCACCTCGGCCTGGGCGACCGCGTCTGCGTCGACACCTGCTCCCACCTGCGGCCCAACGAGGGCATCCTGGTCGGCTCCTACTCCACCGGCCTGGTCCTCGTCAGCAGCGAGACCCACCCGCTGCCGTACATGCCCACCCGCCCGTTCCGGGTGAACGCCGCCGCCCTGTCCTCCTACACCCTCACGCCCGGCAACCGCACCCAGTACCTGTCCGAGCTGCACTGCGGGTCGGAGATCCTGGCCGTCAGCACCGACGGCAGCGTGCGCACCGTGGTCGTGGGCCGGATCAAGATGGAGTCCCGCCCCATGCTGCGCATCGAGGCCCGCACCCGCAGCGGCCAGCTCGTGGACATGGTCGGCCAGGACGACTGGCACGTGCGGGCGCTCGGCCCCGGCGGCAGCGTGCACAACTTCACCGAGCTGCGGCCCGGCGACGTCATCCTCGGCCACACCATGACCGACCAGCGCCACGTCGGCTACGCGATCCGGGAGTTCCTCCACGAGCAGTGA
- a CDS encoding cytochrome P450, with translation MTATPTFDPTSDEQLADPYPLYAQLRAQCPVLHDSGRDIWILTRHEDVARVVHDPETFSSESAVRITAGPESDEVKQVLAEGWALTPNLTESDGEEHTRLRVAVNRVFTPRRVAALEPFIRDTAEELIDRFAADGRTDIIEGYAWPLPLIVMARILGMPPKDVPLLRQWSSNWLKLSVGTGEPAERAEWARDVVTMQHYVMGLLQDTDRAGQDSLVSSLAQYGAEHGLDDVELMRIVMNLIIAGHVTVTRAIGNGLVTLLENPGQLAALRAGQASAEAMVEEILRFESPVQGLFRTVTRATELGGRHLVPGDRVMVHWGSANRDGCVFDNPDEFSLTGRPRRHQMAFGRGVHACLGASLARLQLRVAIPLLFDRLPGLRLGPAGSRTRERLVIARGFEELHLHWNVPPLREAAS, from the coding sequence ATGACCGCCACGCCGACCTTCGACCCCACCTCCGACGAGCAACTGGCCGACCCCTACCCCCTCTACGCGCAGCTGCGCGCGCAGTGCCCGGTGCTCCACGACTCCGGCCGGGACATCTGGATCCTCACCCGCCACGAGGACGTGGCCCGCGTCGTCCACGACCCCGAGACCTTCTCCTCCGAGAGCGCGGTACGGATCACCGCGGGACCCGAGTCCGACGAGGTCAAGCAGGTCCTGGCCGAAGGCTGGGCGCTGACGCCGAACCTGACCGAGAGCGACGGCGAGGAGCACACCCGGCTGCGCGTGGCCGTCAACCGCGTCTTCACACCGCGGCGCGTGGCGGCCCTGGAGCCCTTCATCCGGGACACCGCCGAGGAGCTGATCGACCGGTTCGCCGCCGACGGCCGGACCGACATCATCGAGGGCTACGCCTGGCCCCTGCCACTGATCGTCATGGCCCGGATCCTGGGCATGCCTCCGAAGGACGTGCCGCTGCTGCGGCAGTGGAGCTCCAACTGGCTGAAGCTGTCCGTCGGCACCGGCGAGCCGGCCGAACGCGCCGAGTGGGCCCGCGACGTCGTCACCATGCAGCACTACGTGATGGGCCTGCTGCAGGACACCGACCGGGCCGGCCAGGACTCGCTGGTCTCCTCGCTGGCGCAGTACGGCGCCGAGCACGGGCTCGACGACGTGGAACTGATGCGCATCGTGATGAACCTGATCATCGCCGGGCACGTCACGGTCACCCGCGCCATCGGCAACGGCCTGGTCACCCTGCTGGAGAACCCCGGCCAGCTCGCCGCCCTGCGCGCGGGCCAGGCCTCCGCCGAGGCGATGGTCGAGGAGATCCTGCGCTTCGAGTCCCCCGTGCAGGGCCTGTTCCGCACCGTGACGCGCGCGACGGAACTGGGCGGCAGGCACCTCGTGCCCGGCGACCGCGTGATGGTCCACTGGGGCTCCGCCAACCGGGACGGCTGCGTCTTCGACAACCCGGACGAGTTCTCACTCACCGGCAGGCCCCGCCGGCACCAGATGGCCTTCGGCCGCGGCGTCCACGCCTGCCTCGGCGCCTCCCTGGCCCGGCTGCAGCTGCGCGTCGCCATCCCGCTGCTCTTCGACCGCCTCCCCGGGCTGCGCCTGGGCCCCGCCGGCTCCCGCACCCGCGAACGCCTCGTCATCGCCCGCGGATTCGAGGAACTGCACCTGCACTGGAACGTCCCGCCGCTGCGAGAGGCCGCATCATGA
- a CDS encoding aspartate kinase encodes MALIVQKYGGTSVATPDKVIEAARQIRAAREDGNQVVVVVSAMGGATDELLRLASAVTARPDPRELDALLCTGEAASAGLLSLALNHQGVASRSFSGPEAGIRTDHRHGRATIVEVDPRRLREELARGAVPVVAGFQGESIATGARTTLGRGGSDTTGVALAAALGADHCEIVTDVAGVYTADPRTVAGARRHTSLLYEEMAELAVSGAKVLASDSVDYARTHGVDLKVRSNSAAIGPQTWVGDGRRAAGAAAGEFWTPAGRLRGIAGVAGRSGLVRCVLRRITSDHVLRLLGELVERETEVELRRYGNLGTEDAGDIALTLPEDSVEEMRELLADTDRGIRLDEAHWTSNLARLSVVGLGIGRQPHAPLRLLEALRSVGAARTDLHVTSNRLSVLTGRSDLAAATQIVHDTFLSEPVTPLVHPADADHTRPAWPLAAEPGRLDVAMPALAAAE; translated from the coding sequence ATGGCGCTCATAGTGCAGAAATACGGCGGAACGTCGGTCGCCACACCTGACAAGGTCATCGAAGCTGCACGGCAGATCCGGGCGGCGCGCGAGGACGGCAACCAGGTCGTCGTGGTCGTGTCCGCCATGGGCGGGGCCACCGACGAACTGCTGCGCCTGGCCTCCGCGGTGACCGCCCGCCCCGATCCACGCGAACTGGACGCCCTGCTGTGCACGGGCGAGGCCGCCTCCGCCGGACTGCTCTCGCTGGCGCTGAACCACCAGGGTGTCGCGAGCCGTTCGTTCAGCGGTCCCGAGGCGGGCATCCGCACCGACCACCGCCACGGCCGGGCCACGATCGTGGAGGTGGACCCGCGCCGGCTGCGCGAGGAGCTGGCCCGCGGAGCCGTACCCGTCGTCGCGGGCTTCCAGGGCGAGTCGATCGCCACCGGGGCCCGCACCACCCTGGGCCGCGGCGGCTCCGACACCACCGGAGTCGCCCTGGCCGCCGCACTCGGCGCGGACCACTGCGAGATCGTCACCGACGTCGCCGGCGTCTACACCGCCGACCCCCGCACGGTCGCCGGCGCCCGCCGCCACACCTCCCTGCTGTACGAGGAGATGGCCGAACTGGCCGTCAGCGGCGCCAAGGTGCTCGCCTCCGACTCGGTCGACTACGCGCGCACCCACGGCGTCGATTTGAAGGTGCGCTCCAACAGTGCCGCGATCGGCCCGCAGACCTGGGTCGGCGACGGCCGGCGCGCCGCCGGGGCGGCGGCGGGGGAGTTCTGGACGCCCGCGGGCCGCCTGCGCGGAATCGCCGGGGTCGCCGGGCGCTCCGGCCTGGTGCGCTGCGTGCTGCGGCGCATCACCTCCGACCACGTCCTGCGCCTGCTCGGCGAACTGGTCGAGCGCGAGACCGAGGTCGAGCTGCGCCGCTACGGCAACCTCGGCACCGAGGACGCCGGCGACATCGCGCTCACGCTGCCCGAGGACAGCGTGGAGGAGATGCGGGAACTGCTCGCCGACACCGACCGCGGCATCCGCCTCGACGAGGCGCACTGGACGTCGAACCTGGCCCGGCTGTCCGTCGTCGGCCTGGGCATCGGCCGCCAGCCCCACGCACCGCTGCGGCTGCTGGAAGCCCTGCGCTCGGTCGGCGCCGCCCGCACCGACCTCCACGTCACCTCCAACCGGCTCAGCGTGCTGACCGGCCGCAGCGACCTGGCCGCGGCCACCCAGATCGTCCACGACACCTTCCTGTCCGAGCCGGTGACGCCCCTGGTCCACCCGGCGGACGCCGACCACACCCGCCCTGCCTGGCCGCTGGCCGCCGAGCCGGGCCGGCTCGACGTCGCGATGCCCGCCCTGGCCGCCGCCGAGTGA
- the car gene encoding carboxylic acid reductase, which produces MRASAGKTRKERIAELFRAEPELADSMPVAGVFEERAGRGPRLSEIVRRTLAAYADRPALGERARQYVSVDGRVTARLLPRFDTISYGELWSRLSAVAADWYHHPHHPLREGDFVAILGFAGTDYTTVDLACGQVGAVAVPLHTNASVDHIRHLVAEAAPRVFATSTDRLATVLEALDGQSHVRRILVFDHHPELAEHRQALADAERLLAAADAPMSLELLSEVVGRAGSLPPVPELPPDDSADGALSALIYTSGSTGTPKGVMFPESTVSLMWRPPAGADHQYPLITANFLPQSHLVARRLVIKTLATGGTAHFVAHSDLSTLLEDLALIRPTEIAMVPRVCELLFESYHAQLNQRAAHGELHDADHAEVIAYLRDHVLGGRVIHAPCGSAPLAPELAAFLRDALDVPLVNSYGTTETGLVMLDHRVQSPPVLDYKLVDVPELGYSTADLPHPRGELLVKTALITPGYYRRPEDTAEVFDQDGYYRTGDIMAETAPGELVYVDRRKNVLKLSQGEFVALSKVEAALVASPLVRQVFVYGNSSRAYLLAVVVPTPEAIAQAGDEAALKAALVRSLHSVAAQAGLAPYEVPRDLIVETVPFSQDNGLLTDSTKQLRPRLKERYGERLEQRYAELAAGQAAELRAVWQDHDRPVAQTVARAAQALLPGLDVEPDPGQRFTDLGGDSLSALSFANLLREVFGVEVSVGTVLGPANTLGEIAARVERLRGAGRTRRATFAAVHGEHATSVRAEDLTLDKFIDAETLTASTALPRPEGEPRTVLLTGANGYLGRLLCLEWLERLAPVGGTLVCLVRAADDGAARRRLEEALDSGDTALKSRFAELTADGALRVLAGDIGAPCLGLGERDWQELTATVDLIVHPAALVNHVLPYRELFEPNVAGTAEVVRAALTTRLKPVVYVSTVALAAHGTATADEDTDIRTGNPQRAIDDRQAGGYATSKWAGEVLLREAHDLCGLPVTVFRCGMILAHARYAGQLNVPDTFTRLLLSLIATGIAPASFYGGAQDGRRPRAHYDGLPGDFVAAAVATLGYRNAEFRTFNVVNPHDDGISLDTMVDWLIDSGITVRRVGGHQRWREQFEAALHGLPQAQRPYSLLPLMAAWREPLTPRTTSALPAERFRAAVRTAGLGTERDIPHLSRPLVEKYVADLRHLGLIP; this is translated from the coding sequence GTGCGCGCTTCCGCGGGGAAAACCCGGAAGGAGCGTATTGCCGAATTGTTCCGGGCCGAGCCGGAACTCGCCGACAGCATGCCGGTGGCCGGCGTCTTCGAGGAGAGGGCCGGGCGCGGGCCGCGGCTGTCCGAGATCGTCAGGCGCACCCTTGCGGCGTACGCCGACCGGCCCGCGCTCGGCGAGCGCGCCAGGCAGTACGTCAGCGTGGACGGCCGCGTCACCGCGCGCCTGCTGCCCCGGTTCGACACCATCTCCTACGGCGAGCTGTGGTCCCGGCTGAGCGCGGTCGCCGCGGACTGGTACCACCACCCGCACCACCCGCTGCGCGAAGGCGACTTCGTCGCGATCCTGGGCTTCGCCGGCACCGACTACACCACGGTCGACCTGGCGTGCGGTCAGGTCGGGGCGGTCGCCGTGCCCCTGCACACCAACGCCTCGGTCGACCACATCCGCCACCTGGTGGCGGAGGCCGCCCCCCGCGTCTTCGCCACCAGCACCGACCGGCTGGCGACCGTGCTCGAGGCGCTGGACGGGCAGAGCCACGTACGCCGCATCCTCGTCTTCGACCACCACCCCGAGCTCGCCGAGCACCGGCAGGCGCTGGCGGACGCCGAGCGGCTGCTGGCCGCGGCGGACGCCCCGATGTCGCTGGAGCTGCTGTCCGAGGTGGTCGGCCGCGCGGGCTCGCTGCCGCCGGTGCCCGAACTGCCGCCGGACGACAGCGCGGACGGCGCGCTGTCGGCCCTGATCTACACCTCGGGCAGCACCGGCACGCCCAAGGGCGTGATGTTCCCGGAGTCGACGGTGTCCCTGATGTGGCGCCCGCCCGCGGGGGCCGACCACCAGTACCCGTTGATCACCGCCAACTTCCTGCCGCAGAGCCACCTGGTCGCCAGGAGGCTGGTGATCAAGACGCTGGCCACCGGCGGCACCGCGCACTTCGTGGCCCACAGCGACCTGTCCACCCTCCTGGAGGACCTGGCGCTGATCCGGCCGACCGAGATCGCCATGGTGCCGCGGGTGTGCGAACTGCTCTTCGAGAGCTACCACGCCCAGCTCAACCAGCGCGCGGCACACGGCGAGTTGCACGACGCCGACCACGCCGAGGTGATCGCGTACCTGCGCGACCACGTGCTGGGCGGGCGGGTCATCCACGCTCCTTGCGGGTCCGCCCCGCTCGCCCCGGAGCTGGCCGCCTTCCTCCGCGACGCCCTCGACGTCCCGCTGGTGAACAGCTACGGCACCACCGAGACCGGCCTGGTCATGCTGGACCACCGCGTGCAGAGCCCCCCGGTGCTCGACTACAAGCTCGTGGACGTACCGGAACTGGGCTACTCCACGGCCGACTTGCCCCATCCGCGCGGCGAACTGCTGGTGAAGACCGCCCTGATCACCCCCGGCTACTACCGGCGCCCCGAGGACACCGCCGAGGTGTTCGACCAGGACGGCTACTACCGCACCGGCGACATCATGGCCGAGACCGCCCCCGGCGAACTGGTCTACGTCGACCGGCGCAAGAACGTCCTCAAGCTCTCCCAGGGCGAGTTCGTCGCCCTGTCCAAGGTGGAGGCGGCGCTCGTCGCCAGCCCGCTGGTGCGGCAGGTCTTCGTGTACGGCAACAGCTCCCGCGCCTACCTGCTCGCCGTGGTGGTGCCCACCCCCGAGGCGATCGCGCAGGCCGGCGACGAGGCGGCGCTGAAGGCGGCACTCGTCCGGTCGCTGCACAGCGTCGCCGCGCAGGCCGGTTTGGCGCCGTACGAGGTGCCGCGCGACCTGATCGTCGAGACCGTGCCGTTCAGCCAGGACAACGGTCTGCTGACCGACTCGACCAAACAGCTGCGCCCGCGGCTGAAGGAGCGCTACGGCGAACGCCTCGAACAGCGCTACGCCGAACTCGCCGCGGGTCAGGCCGCGGAGCTGCGCGCGGTGTGGCAGGACCACGACCGCCCGGTGGCCCAGACGGTCGCCCGCGCCGCGCAGGCGCTGCTGCCGGGGCTCGACGTCGAGCCGGACCCCGGGCAGCGCTTCACCGACCTGGGCGGCGACTCGCTGTCGGCGCTGTCGTTCGCGAACCTGCTGCGGGAGGTCTTCGGCGTCGAGGTCTCGGTCGGAACCGTCCTGGGACCGGCCAACACGCTGGGCGAGATCGCCGCCCGCGTGGAGCGGCTGCGCGGCGCCGGCCGGACGCGGCGGGCCACCTTCGCCGCCGTCCACGGCGAGCACGCCACCTCGGTGCGGGCCGAGGACCTCACTCTGGACAAGTTCATCGACGCCGAGACCCTCACCGCGAGCACGGCGCTGCCCCGGCCGGAAGGCGAGCCGCGCACGGTGCTGCTCACCGGGGCCAACGGCTACCTCGGCCGCCTGCTGTGCCTGGAATGGCTCGAGCGCCTGGCCCCGGTGGGCGGCACGCTGGTCTGCCTGGTGCGTGCCGCCGACGACGGCGCCGCCCGGCGGCGTCTGGAGGAGGCCCTGGACAGCGGGGACACCGCGCTCAAGAGCCGCTTCGCCGAACTGACGGCCGACGGCGCGCTGCGCGTGCTGGCCGGCGACATCGGTGCGCCGTGCCTGGGCCTGGGCGAGCGGGACTGGCAGGAGCTGACCGCCACGGTGGACCTCATCGTGCACCCGGCCGCGCTGGTCAACCACGTGCTGCCGTACCGGGAGCTGTTCGAACCCAACGTGGCCGGCACCGCCGAGGTCGTCCGCGCCGCCCTGACCACCCGGCTCAAGCCGGTCGTGTACGTGTCCACCGTGGCCCTGGCCGCCCACGGCACCGCCACCGCGGACGAGGACACCGACATCAGGACCGGCAACCCGCAGCGCGCGATCGACGACCGGCAGGCGGGCGGCTACGCCACCAGCAAGTGGGCCGGCGAGGTGCTGCTGCGCGAGGCCCACGACCTGTGCGGACTGCCGGTGACCGTGTTCCGCTGCGGCATGATCCTGGCGCACGCCCGCTACGCCGGGCAGCTCAACGTGCCGGACACCTTCACCCGCCTGCTGCTGAGCCTGATCGCCACGGGCATCGCACCCGCGTCGTTCTACGGCGGCGCGCAGGACGGACGCCGGCCGCGGGCCCACTACGACGGGCTGCCGGGGGACTTCGTCGCCGCCGCCGTGGCCACCCTGGGCTACCGGAACGCCGAATTCCGGACGTTCAACGTGGTCAACCCGCACGACGACGGCATCTCGCTGGACACCATGGTCGACTGGCTCATCGACAGCGGAATTACCGTCCGCCGGGTCGGCGGCCACCAGCGCTGGCGCGAGCAGTTCGAGGCCGCGCTGCACGGGCTGCCGCAGGCGCAGCGCCCGTACTCCCTGCTGCCGCTGATGGCCGCCTGGCGGGAGCCGCTCACCCCCCGCACGACGTCGGCACTGCCCGCCGAGCGGTTCCGCGCGGCGGTGCGCACCGCCGGCCTCGGCACCGAGCGGGACATCCCGCACCTGTCCCGGCCGCTGGTCGAGAAGTACGTGGCGGACCTGCGGCATCTGGGTCTGATCCCGTAG
- a CDS encoding TetR/AcrR family transcriptional regulator — translation MVQKRAVRTRAQVLDAAAEEFAAYGYMGTTLLDVVKRTGMTKGALYGHFSSKEELAAALVEEAGAELSLRAARAGRPGPPAVDTLRETVLDLTRHLRQDARARSALRLAVEVPSLDRDDDGLVERICLLLARAVAQTQADDGSAGGLSPQAVARLLMAVFFGIPHPVPADDADAARRFDDLWATLSAPAPG, via the coding sequence ATGGTTCAAAAGCGTGCAGTGCGCACACGGGCGCAGGTGCTCGACGCGGCGGCCGAGGAGTTCGCCGCGTACGGCTACATGGGCACGACGCTGCTCGATGTGGTCAAGCGCACCGGCATGACCAAGGGCGCGCTGTACGGTCACTTCTCCTCCAAGGAGGAGCTGGCGGCGGCGCTGGTCGAGGAGGCCGGGGCCGAGCTGAGCCTGCGTGCGGCGCGGGCCGGCCGGCCGGGACCGCCGGCCGTCGACACGCTGCGCGAGACCGTCCTGGACCTCACCCGGCACCTGCGCCAGGACGCGCGGGCCCGGTCCGCGTTGCGGCTCGCCGTGGAGGTCCCCTCCCTGGACCGCGACGATGACGGGCTGGTGGAGCGGATCTGCCTGCTGCTGGCCCGTGCCGTCGCGCAGACGCAGGCCGACGACGGGAGCGCGGGCGGACTGTCCCCGCAGGCCGTGGCCCGCCTGCTGATGGCGGTCTTCTTCGGGATCCCCCATCCCGTGCCCGCCGACGACGCCGACGCGGCACGGCGGTTCGACGACCTGTGGGCGACCCTGTCCGCGCCCGCGCCGGGCTGA